A window from Planococcus maritimus encodes these proteins:
- a CDS encoding TetR/AcrR family transcriptional regulator, translated as MTDSGLRDKKKIATRQALAEAAFTLAVERGVDGFVVEDIVTNAGYSRRTFANYFSCKEEAIANSLTMNDYLERDEQFSFCTENYTPLDTIELYIRGSFTINKLRRLNRIISLSRNQPTLKLYVTGALMEVQDFAKRGISEEFGSDYPEEYYHILIGAVFGAILPVLDESIAVKLPEDDEKSETDSEFNQYIDIVFAHLRKGFN; from the coding sequence ATGACTGATAGCGGTTTACGAGATAAGAAAAAAATAGCGACACGACAAGCTTTGGCAGAAGCTGCCTTTACCTTGGCAGTGGAACGCGGCGTGGATGGTTTTGTTGTGGAAGATATCGTCACGAATGCAGGCTATTCGCGAAGAACTTTCGCCAATTATTTTTCATGCAAGGAAGAAGCAATCGCCAATTCCCTAACGATGAATGATTATTTAGAGCGCGACGAGCAATTCTCCTTTTGCACGGAAAATTATACACCTTTGGATACGATCGAATTGTATATCCGAGGCAGTTTTACGATCAATAAACTACGAAGGCTTAATCGGATCATTTCGCTGTCGCGAAACCAGCCGACGCTCAAGTTATATGTGACGGGCGCATTGATGGAAGTCCAGGATTTTGCGAAACGGGGCATCAGTGAAGAGTTCGGCAGCGATTATCCGGAAGAGTATTACCATATTCTGATCGGCGCGGTGTTCGGGGCGATTTTGCCGGTTCTCGACGAAAGTATCGCTGTTAAATTACCCGAAGACGACGAAAAGAGCGAAACAGATAGTGAATTTAATCAGTACATCGATATCGTTTTTGCTCATTTGCGCAAAGGCTTTAACTAA
- a CDS encoding MMPL family transporter — protein sequence MSRFFYSIGKTAYSKPWVFIASWLLILGVIITAIVTNGVNTSSETRIDGTAAQDVLDELAEEYPAASGGQGSYLFEVPEGEAVDDPANAQALAMAVNEIYELGHVVNPMDMLQDEEAMAQMQSMQEMMSQLPASEVNHRPFIVQEMPVPGIQISEDGTVALFQFQLTKTAEDLSEAEREELADAANIAQENSSITVIPTGALQGVDIPIGGTHEIIGLAIAAVILIVTLGSLIAAGLPLVVALIGVGVGVGGTFALSSMFEINSLTPVLALMIGLAVGIDYALFIVNRQRKLITEQGLPAKEAAARAVGTAGSAVFFAGLTVIIALSGLLVIGISFLSSMALVAALTVSIDVLVALTLLPALLGLIGERIVSTKARNKAQTSKGSKQGFSGAWITSLLKMKWVAILLVIVILGTLAVPVAQMNLGMPSGESANKDTAVRQSYDVISDSFGEGFNGPLLVVAKDQDAAAVDPQEYFQLLANISQLDGVAEVSPGGFNEDGTIAIISIIPENGPTDEATKQLVESLRTDTAATENTNTEIGVTGLTAINIDISEKLAEVFPIYIAIIVVLSLLILLVVFRSILIPIKATVGFLLSIMATFGATTAVFQWGWLGSLFGIDTGGPLLSFIPIMVTGILYGLAMDYQVFLVSSMREAYIHGEKGDGAIISGYKTASKVVVAAALIMVSVFSGFIFTDDIMIKQIGFALAFGILVDAFLIRMIFVPAVMSMFGDKIWWLPKWLDKLLPDLDIEGEKLLHELNEKDKVTRMNTGENSI from the coding sequence GTGTCGAGATTTTTTTACAGCATCGGAAAAACAGCCTATAGCAAGCCCTGGGTTTTCATTGCCAGCTGGCTGCTCATTCTAGGCGTCATCATTACCGCTATCGTAACGAATGGCGTGAATACAAGCAGTGAAACAAGAATTGACGGAACCGCCGCACAAGACGTGCTGGACGAATTGGCGGAAGAGTACCCGGCAGCATCCGGCGGGCAAGGCAGTTATTTGTTCGAAGTGCCGGAAGGGGAAGCCGTTGACGATCCGGCTAATGCCCAAGCTTTAGCTATGGCTGTAAATGAAATTTATGAACTAGGTCATGTAGTCAATCCAATGGACATGCTGCAGGACGAGGAAGCAATGGCACAGATGCAGTCAATGCAAGAGATGATGAGCCAGCTTCCGGCGTCTGAAGTCAACCACCGGCCGTTCATCGTTCAAGAAATGCCGGTTCCGGGCATCCAAATTTCAGAGGACGGAACGGTCGCATTATTCCAGTTCCAACTGACCAAAACAGCGGAAGACTTGAGTGAAGCGGAACGCGAAGAACTTGCGGATGCCGCAAATATCGCTCAAGAAAATTCTTCCATCACAGTCATTCCGACGGGTGCGCTGCAAGGCGTCGATATCCCGATCGGCGGTACGCATGAAATTATTGGGCTCGCGATTGCAGCGGTCATCCTGATCGTCACGCTCGGTTCACTCATCGCTGCAGGCTTGCCGCTGGTCGTGGCATTGATCGGCGTCGGCGTAGGTGTCGGCGGAACATTCGCGTTGTCGAGCATGTTCGAAATCAACAGCCTGACACCGGTTCTAGCTTTGATGATCGGTCTCGCAGTCGGCATCGACTATGCCCTGTTTATCGTCAACAGACAGCGCAAACTGATCACGGAACAAGGATTACCTGCTAAAGAAGCGGCAGCTCGTGCTGTCGGAACAGCGGGCAGCGCGGTCTTTTTTGCAGGCTTAACCGTCATCATCGCACTCAGCGGCTTGCTGGTCATCGGCATTTCGTTCCTCAGCAGTATGGCACTCGTTGCGGCACTGACCGTCTCGATTGATGTGCTTGTTGCGCTGACACTGCTGCCGGCATTGCTCGGCTTGATTGGCGAGCGGATTGTCTCGACTAAAGCAAGAAATAAAGCACAAACAAGCAAGGGTTCCAAACAAGGCTTTTCCGGAGCTTGGATCACAAGCTTATTGAAAATGAAATGGGTCGCCATTCTTCTGGTCATCGTGATTCTTGGCACCCTCGCAGTGCCGGTCGCGCAGATGAACCTCGGCATGCCTTCTGGTGAAAGCGCCAATAAAGACACCGCTGTCAGACAAAGTTATGACGTTATTTCCGACAGCTTCGGCGAAGGCTTCAACGGCCCGCTGCTCGTCGTGGCGAAAGACCAAGACGCGGCTGCAGTAGATCCGCAGGAATATTTCCAGCTGCTCGCTAATATTTCACAGTTGGACGGCGTAGCGGAAGTATCTCCAGGCGGCTTCAATGAAGATGGCACGATCGCCATCATCAGCATCATCCCGGAAAATGGCCCGACAGATGAAGCGACGAAGCAATTGGTGGAAAGTTTGCGGACAGATACTGCTGCCACTGAAAATACCAACACAGAAATTGGCGTGACTGGCTTAACAGCGATCAATATCGACATCTCGGAAAAACTCGCTGAAGTATTCCCGATCTACATCGCGATTATCGTCGTACTGTCATTGCTCATTCTATTGGTCGTGTTCCGTTCGATCCTCATCCCGATCAAAGCAACAGTCGGTTTTCTATTGAGCATCATGGCAACATTTGGCGCCACGACAGCCGTGTTCCAGTGGGGCTGGCTCGGATCGCTTTTCGGAATCGACACCGGCGGACCGTTGTTGAGCTTTATCCCAATCATGGTCACCGGCATCCTATACGGCCTCGCCATGGATTATCAAGTCTTCCTCGTCTCGTCGATGCGTGAAGCCTATATCCATGGTGAAAAAGGAGATGGAGCTATTATAAGTGGCTACAAGACGGCCAGTAAAGTAGTCGTCGCTGCCGCATTAATCATGGTTTCCGTATTCTCTGGTTTCATCTTTACCGATGACATCATGATCAAACAAATTGGCTTTGCCCTGGCGTTTGGCATCCTCGTCGATGCCTTTCTCATCCGCATGATCTTCGTTCCGGCCGTCATGTCGATGTTCGGCGATAAGATCTGGTGGCTGCCGAAATGGCTCGACAAGCTTCTCCCGGATTTAGACATCGAAGGCGAAAAATTGCTTCATGAATTGAATGAAAAAGATAAAGTAACACGTATGAATACTGGAGAAAATTCCATCTAA
- a CDS encoding MarR family winged helix-turn-helix transcriptional regulator codes for MELTECVNYLLSVSQNKVFKHFSGLLEQFGLTPAQYGVLNCLWREGQLSPKQIAESMHLEATTVSGVLDKMQKAGFVERSIDPGNRRNVWVVATPKAISIREQVESATAQMNQAALQNVSPSDRAALLRGLTAIVETEL; via the coding sequence ATGGAATTAACTGAATGTGTCAATTACTTATTAAGTGTTAGTCAAAATAAAGTATTCAAGCATTTCAGCGGCTTATTGGAACAATTCGGATTGACTCCGGCCCAATACGGCGTGTTGAACTGCTTATGGAGAGAAGGGCAATTATCGCCTAAGCAAATTGCGGAATCCATGCATCTTGAAGCCACTACTGTGTCCGGCGTCCTGGACAAGATGCAAAAAGCCGGCTTTGTCGAACGTTCAATTGACCCGGGCAACCGGCGCAATGTGTGGGTCGTGGCCACGCCGAAAGCCATCAGCATCCGAGAACAAGTCGAGTCTGCGACAGCACAGATGAATCAAGCTGCCCTTCAAAACGTGTCTCCGAGCGACCGGGCTGCCTTGCTCAGAGGGTTAACTGCCATCGTTGAGACAGAATTATAA
- a CDS encoding AAA family ATPase has product MGYHIKEIVLSKDRYVNYKIHGTAEMKIDDLSKINILVGTNNSGKSRMLRSLFTEKDLLFFPASFNLPKLNEAVKNFKNKLISVLDSKHILGYGILKKDNIEHLTSYKFIKDSDDFLSSVYELIDYAKNLSGTQSITSSGLVNFVDHNAIQVELKKIATEFEVELVGIFSEKRIDFKRVYIPTLRGLRGFEDNQNYYLTRTQKDYFPGDESLEIFTGLELYEEVKNLLLGNLKDREKIMDFQKFIGDSFFEGQEVALIPNVKSDVLFVKIGTEKEYPIYNLGDGIQSLIILTFPLFKYKGENLLFFIEEPELYLHPGMQRKFLEIITHKNFDGYQYFLTTHSNHFLDMTLDMDKMSIYSFNKELEDVDSREKNATFIIENVSNEDDNVLKMLGVKNSAVFLSNCTIWVEGITDRYYIRHFLNLYQETLDKFPVYKEDIHYSFVEYSGNNITHWSFLDENENEDEEIFKSINESRVCGTLFLITDKDSKKKETRQSKLAQALGERYYCLECREIENILTATTLKKVIASYEKVKVSELKFTKNFSSKTYRDELLGRFIEKVIRDKNRQGSYSSTSGAVSDKIGFCKRAISEMKSFEDLSEEAQKLSIELYEFIAANN; this is encoded by the coding sequence ATGGGATATCACATTAAGGAAATAGTTTTAAGTAAAGACAGATACGTTAACTACAAAATACATGGAACTGCTGAAATGAAAATAGATGATCTTTCCAAAATTAATATTTTAGTTGGAACTAATAATTCAGGGAAAAGTAGAATGCTGAGATCTTTATTTACAGAGAAAGATCTTTTATTTTTTCCAGCAAGTTTCAATCTACCGAAACTCAACGAAGCAGTTAAGAATTTCAAAAATAAATTAATATCTGTTTTAGACTCCAAACACATTTTGGGATATGGAATTTTAAAAAAAGACAACATTGAGCACTTAACGTCTTATAAATTTATTAAAGATTCCGATGATTTTTTATCTAGCGTTTATGAATTGATTGACTACGCTAAGAATCTTAGTGGTACCCAATCTATTACTTCATCCGGTCTAGTTAATTTCGTTGACCACAATGCAATACAAGTAGAACTGAAAAAGATTGCTACTGAATTTGAAGTAGAGTTGGTTGGAATTTTTAGTGAAAAGAGAATTGATTTTAAACGTGTATACATACCAACCCTCAGAGGTTTAAGAGGTTTTGAGGATAATCAAAATTATTATTTAACCCGTACTCAGAAAGATTATTTTCCTGGGGATGAAAGTTTAGAAATTTTTACTGGACTGGAGTTATATGAAGAAGTAAAGAACCTATTACTGGGGAATTTAAAAGATCGAGAAAAAATAATGGATTTCCAAAAATTTATAGGAGATAGTTTTTTTGAAGGACAGGAGGTTGCACTTATACCCAACGTAAAGTCAGATGTTCTTTTTGTTAAAATCGGCACTGAGAAAGAATATCCTATTTATAACTTAGGGGATGGAATTCAATCATTAATTATTCTAACCTTTCCTTTATTTAAATATAAAGGAGAGAATCTTTTATTCTTCATAGAAGAACCAGAGTTATACTTGCATCCAGGGATGCAAAGAAAATTCTTGGAGATAATAACACATAAAAACTTTGATGGTTATCAGTATTTTTTAACTACCCACTCCAACCACTTTCTAGACATGACATTAGATATGGATAAAATGTCGATTTACTCATTTAACAAAGAATTAGAAGATGTTGATTCTCGAGAAAAAAACGCAACTTTTATTATTGAGAATGTTAGTAATGAAGACGATAACGTACTAAAAATGCTAGGAGTCAAAAATTCGGCAGTGTTTTTATCAAATTGCACAATTTGGGTAGAAGGTATTACAGACAGGTATTATATAAGACATTTTCTCAATCTATATCAAGAGACTTTAGACAAATTCCCAGTTTATAAAGAAGATATTCATTACTCATTTGTAGAATATAGTGGAAATAACATTACCCATTGGTCTTTTTTAGATGAAAATGAAAATGAAGATGAAGAAATTTTTAAATCTATTAATGAAAGTAGAGTTTGTGGAACTCTATTCTTAATTACTGATAAAGACAGTAAGAAAAAAGAAACTCGCCAGTCAAAATTAGCTCAAGCACTTGGTGAGCGCTATTATTGCTTGGAGTGTAGAGAAATTGAAAATATTCTTACAGCTACGACATTGAAGAAAGTAATTGCTAGCTATGAAAAGGTTAAAGTGAGCGAATTGAAGTTCACTAAGAATTTTAGTAGCAAAACTTACAGAGACGAACTACTAGGTAGATTTATAGAAAAAGTTATCAGAGACAAGAATCGCCAAGGGAGCTACTCCTCAACATCAGGAGCTGTTTCTGACAAAATCGGGTTTTGTAAAAGAGCTATTTCAGAAATGAAAAGCTTTGAAGATCTATCTGAAGAAGCACAAAAGTTAAGTATAGAGTTGTATGAGTTTATTGCAGCTAATAATTAA
- a CDS encoding YhdH/YhfP family quinone oxidoreductase, protein MDAFKAIVVKEQEEEIVFGAEQVGEEQLSEGDVLVKVAYSSINYKDMLAVQKNAGVIRNYPMIPGIDFSGTVVHTGDERFHEGQEVIVTGFEMGMSHTGGFSEYARVPADWIVPLPNGLSLKEAMVFGTAGFTAALSIQALEQNGMNPDNNPQLLVTGATGGVGSVALQILSKIGYTNITALVRKEHQVEVAKSLGATQTIFPDDLGELKKPLNKPKFDYVLDTVGGDVASTLIPQISYDGSMSMCGNAAGLQISATVLPFILRGVNLLGIDSVNVPIEKRGAIWDKMATDWNITQTTLTDEVSLEEVPETIEAIKNGQHLGRTIVKC, encoded by the coding sequence ATGGATGCATTTAAAGCGATTGTTGTAAAAGAACAGGAAGAAGAAATCGTATTCGGAGCAGAACAAGTGGGTGAAGAGCAGCTATCCGAAGGGGACGTGTTAGTTAAAGTCGCCTATTCGTCGATCAACTACAAAGACATGCTTGCGGTGCAGAAAAATGCAGGCGTTATCCGCAACTATCCGATGATCCCAGGCATCGATTTCAGCGGAACGGTCGTACATACAGGGGATGAACGCTTTCACGAAGGCCAGGAAGTGATCGTCACAGGATTTGAAATGGGCATGAGCCATACCGGTGGATTTTCGGAGTATGCGCGCGTGCCAGCTGACTGGATCGTCCCATTGCCGAACGGATTGAGCTTAAAAGAGGCCATGGTTTTTGGAACGGCTGGATTTACAGCGGCATTATCCATCCAGGCACTTGAGCAAAACGGCATGAATCCTGACAACAATCCGCAATTATTGGTGACAGGGGCTACGGGCGGTGTCGGCAGTGTCGCGTTGCAGATCCTGTCGAAAATTGGCTACACGAATATCACCGCATTGGTGCGCAAAGAACATCAAGTGGAAGTAGCAAAATCGCTCGGAGCGACACAAACCATTTTCCCGGATGACCTGGGCGAACTGAAAAAGCCATTGAATAAGCCGAAATTCGACTATGTCCTGGACACTGTCGGTGGAGACGTGGCATCAACCCTCATTCCGCAAATTTCTTACGACGGCAGCATGAGCATGTGCGGCAACGCGGCCGGCCTCCAAATATCAGCGACCGTCTTGCCATTCATCTTGAGAGGCGTTAATCTCCTCGGCATCGATTCGGTCAATGTGCCGATCGAAAAACGTGGAGCTATTTGGGACAAGATGGCGACGGACTGGAATATCACCCAAACGACCTTGACCGATGAAGTGTCGCTTGAAGAAGTACCGGAAACGATTGAAGCCATCAAGAACGGGCAGCATTTAGGAAGAACCATCGTTAAGTGTTAA
- the tyrS gene encoding tyrosine--tRNA ligase yields the protein MRLTPAEQLKIIEKGAAEIIDEGELLQKLERSYNEQRPLTIKLGLDPSAPDIHLGHAVVLRKIKQLQDLGHQAVILIGDFTGRIGDPSGKAKGRTALSDEAVRENAETYYEQIFKVLDKTKTTVRFNSEWLSKLNFEEVLKLAASTSVARMLERDDFQSRYQNQSPIGLHEFFYPLMQAYDSVEIGADIEIGGTDQTFNILMGRTLQKHMGLEKQVAIFMPIIEGLDGVEKMSKSLGNYIGVSEAPEVMFKKVMEIPDPLVFKYFELTTDEHPLAIESLLDRLEDGENPRNIKLELAEIITGLYHGEEAMKKAKLYFETAFQKREIPENIPSLLVETGNERIEDIIPQLVEQEFVRSKSEFLRLIDQNGISFNGDKLTREELGTAIQNGDVLQIGKKRFLRFEK from the coding sequence ATGCGACTCACACCCGCTGAACAATTGAAAATCATCGAAAAAGGAGCCGCCGAAATCATCGACGAGGGCGAATTGCTCCAAAAACTTGAACGTTCATACAACGAACAGCGCCCGCTGACGATCAAGCTAGGGCTAGACCCATCGGCACCAGATATCCACCTTGGCCATGCCGTTGTTTTGCGCAAAATCAAGCAATTGCAAGACCTCGGCCACCAGGCGGTCATTCTGATCGGCGACTTTACAGGGCGCATCGGCGACCCTTCCGGCAAAGCCAAAGGACGGACTGCGCTCAGTGATGAAGCGGTACGGGAGAATGCGGAAACTTACTACGAACAAATTTTCAAAGTGCTCGACAAAACGAAAACAACGGTGCGCTTTAATAGCGAATGGCTGTCGAAGCTGAATTTCGAGGAAGTCTTGAAGCTTGCCGCAAGCACCTCGGTCGCGCGCATGCTCGAGCGAGACGATTTCCAGAGCCGCTACCAAAATCAGTCGCCAATCGGCCTGCACGAATTTTTCTATCCGCTCATGCAAGCCTACGATTCCGTTGAAATAGGGGCCGATATTGAAATCGGCGGCACCGATCAAACCTTCAATATTTTGATGGGCCGCACGCTTCAAAAGCATATGGGGCTGGAAAAACAAGTCGCCATCTTCATGCCGATTATCGAAGGGCTCGACGGCGTGGAAAAAATGAGCAAGAGCCTTGGCAATTACATCGGCGTCAGCGAGGCGCCTGAAGTCATGTTCAAAAAAGTCATGGAAATTCCGGATCCTCTAGTCTTCAAGTACTTCGAACTGACGACAGATGAGCATCCCTTAGCGATTGAATCCTTGCTCGACCGGCTCGAAGACGGTGAAAATCCGCGAAATATCAAACTCGAACTCGCTGAAATCATCACGGGGCTTTACCACGGAGAAGAAGCGATGAAAAAAGCGAAACTTTACTTCGAGACAGCTTTCCAAAAACGCGAAATCCCAGAAAACATTCCGTCGCTCCTTGTGGAAACCGGCAACGAACGCATCGAAGACATCATCCCGCAATTAGTGGAACAGGAATTCGTCCGCAGTAAAAGCGAATTTCTGCGTCTGATCGACCAAAACGGGATATCGTTTAACGGTGATAAACTGACACGCGAAGAACTCGGTACCGCCATCCAGAACGGCGATGTTCTACAGATTGGCAAAAAACGCTTTTTGCGTTTTGAAAAATAA